The nucleotide sequence AGATATACTCCATCCTGTCAGGCGAAGGCATCATCTACACGGCCAATGTTGAAGATGACGGTTATGTGGGAGAAACCAAAGCACATGCAGTATCCAGCGGAGATAGCTTTACTATCGAACCCGGTACCGCCCATCAGTTGCAGGCAACTTCAGATTTAGTACTGATGTTTGTATGCCCGCCATCACACATAGACTCAGACCGGATTATGCTTCCGTCTCTGGTTTCGTAATCATTAGAACGTAGTCTGAGCTGTCTAAGGGTTCTCCTGAAGTTCTGGGGGGCTGTTCTGCAAGGAGGATATTCTTAATTCTGGAGCCTGTGCTAATTGAACCCTACTGACCTTGTTCACAGTGGAAAGACAATTGATATCATGATTATGGGCTGTCACACCTTGGCTTGTTTTTATACTACTCCCCTGAATCTGTGACAGACCAATTTGCTTATGAGCTGCCCGGGAGCTGGCATATCTCCGCATTAACATCAACGATTCCTGATTGATGCTGTAACGCCTGACCCTTATTTCTTTGCCTGTATCAGGGTTAAACTCTCCGGTGCGTATCTGCTGCTTATCAATAATCAGCCCCGCCATTCTCAGCAACCGGTTGACAAAATTACAAGCGGATTTTGGTCGCTGAAACTCTGCGCCTTTCACTGTATTTTTTATCACACTATCCGGTATCAGTTTCAGCTGGTTGAGCATAAAGGGGGCTTTCTGATGATAAGCCTCTATCCTGTCCACTAACTGCTCTGCTTCTTGCTCTCCCCAGGATTGCTCATAATTCCAACCTGGAAAAAGTGGTTGCAGCAACTCCCGGAAGACTTCCACTGCAACAGATTCAAACCGCCTGTGGCATATCGGTGTATTGTCATTGTCTGGTTGAGGTTGATAGTGGCTGCCATCGGGCAATGGAAACTGCATAAACCGCCGCAGTCGTGTGAGTCCTACTCGCTTCCAGAATTCAATATCTTCATCCTGTAATTCACGAGCCTGTATGCCCAGCTCTTCGCAGATTCGGTATCGCTCGCAACTCAGTATTTCCTGTAATCGAGGCTCAACCTTATGAGACAGCTGATCATACTGCTCCGCTGAAATAACAGCGGACTGCCGAACAGCCGCCACCTCCTCCCTTTCTAACTCCGTTTCTGTCTCCTTCCAACGTGCCTCAAAACCTTCAGACTGAACTTCTGACTGGTGATACTCCACCGTAAATCCCCTTTCCTGCATCAGATAAAAAAGACCATTGC is from Endozoicomonas gorgoniicola and encodes:
- a CDS encoding cupin domain-containing protein; protein product: MRSIINIKDALHQAKPDDHVGIAIAPLSTGNDFCLFSAEIKSGHRVGCHYHAEGEEIYSILSGEGIIYTANVEDDGYVGETKAHAVSSGDSFTIEPGTAHQLQATSDLVLMFVCPPSHIDSDRIMLPSLVS